The proteins below are encoded in one region of Fibrella aestuarina BUZ 2:
- the rfbG gene encoding CDP-glucose 4,6-dehydratase, whose protein sequence is MFNDIYRHKTIFLTGHTGFKGSWLAYWLRQLGATVVGYSLPAPTTPSHYALLDLDVAETLADINDVPSLIGAMQAAKPNLVIHMAAQALVRESYRTPLDTLETNVLGTARVLEAVRQTPSVRAVLVVTSDKCYENPEDGQPLRETDPMGGFDPYSVSKGAAELITASYRNSFFNPAQYGQTHQVLVASGRAGNVIGGGDWAVDRLVPDLIRSVQNHVPVPIRNPLAVRPWQHVLEPLSGYLRLSQHLLEGDVTAAEGWNFGPDAADVLPVRAVVREARSVWPLIQVQEEPSAENPHEAHLLSLDATKARQRLGWQPVWDTSTAIRRSVLWYRDQYENRSVNTAADLAAYVDGARATNLPWAL, encoded by the coding sequence ATGTTCAACGACATTTATCGACATAAAACGATTTTTCTGACGGGGCATACGGGCTTCAAAGGCTCGTGGCTAGCCTACTGGCTGCGGCAGTTAGGCGCCACGGTGGTCGGCTATTCGTTACCCGCCCCAACCACGCCCAGCCATTATGCGCTGCTGGACCTCGACGTAGCCGAAACGCTGGCCGACATCAACGACGTACCCAGCCTGATAGGGGCCATGCAGGCGGCAAAGCCCAACCTGGTCATTCACATGGCGGCGCAGGCATTGGTGCGCGAATCATACCGGACACCGCTCGATACGCTCGAGACCAACGTGCTGGGCACGGCGCGGGTGCTGGAAGCCGTTCGGCAGACGCCGTCGGTGCGGGCCGTGCTGGTGGTGACCAGTGATAAGTGCTACGAAAACCCCGAAGATGGCCAACCCCTGCGCGAGACCGACCCGATGGGCGGCTTCGACCCTTACAGTGTATCGAAAGGAGCGGCGGAACTCATTACGGCCAGTTACCGAAATTCCTTTTTCAACCCGGCGCAGTATGGCCAAACACATCAGGTGCTGGTGGCGAGTGGTCGGGCGGGCAACGTGATCGGTGGGGGCGACTGGGCCGTAGACCGGCTTGTTCCTGACCTCATCCGTAGCGTGCAGAACCACGTACCTGTACCCATCCGAAACCCGCTGGCGGTGCGGCCCTGGCAACACGTGCTCGAACCGCTGTCGGGCTACCTGCGGCTAAGCCAACACCTGCTGGAAGGCGACGTTACGGCGGCTGAAGGCTGGAATTTTGGGCCTGATGCCGCTGATGTGTTACCCGTTCGGGCGGTGGTACGGGAAGCCCGGTCGGTGTGGCCGCTCATTCAGGTGCAAGAAGAGCCATCGGCCGAAAACCCGCACGAAGCGCACCTGCTGAGCCTCGACGCCACCAAAGCGCGTCAGCGGTTGGGCTGGCAACCCGTTTGGGATACATCCACGGCCATCCGGCGCTCGGTGCTCTGGTACCGCGATCAGTACGAAAACCGGAGCGTTAATACCGCCGCCGATCTGGCCGCTTACGTCGACGGGGCGCGTGCCACTAACCTTCCCTGGGCCTTATGA
- the rfbF gene encoding glucose-1-phosphate cytidylyltransferase — protein MKVVILAGGLGTRLSEETVVKPKPMVEIGGMPILWHIMKIYSAHGFNEFIVCLGYKGYIIKEFFANYFLHQSDVTIDLSTNRIDIHDSHAEPWKVTLVDTGLTSMTGGRLRRVRHHIGNESFMMTYGDGVGDVDITELVNFHQQHGKKCTLTAVQPSARFGALDVLDSNGVRSFLEKPKGDGAWINGGFFVCDPSVIDLIDGDDTTWERYPMETLAAQGELMAFRHHGFWKPMDTLRDKTELETAWATGQADWKVWDN, from the coding sequence ATGAAAGTAGTGATTCTGGCCGGCGGCCTCGGCACGCGCCTGAGCGAAGAGACGGTCGTTAAGCCCAAACCGATGGTCGAGATTGGTGGGATGCCTATCCTGTGGCACATCATGAAAATCTATTCGGCCCATGGCTTCAATGAGTTCATCGTTTGCCTCGGCTATAAGGGCTACATCATCAAAGAGTTCTTCGCCAACTACTTCCTCCATCAGTCCGACGTCACCATCGACCTGTCGACCAACCGGATCGATATTCACGACTCGCATGCCGAGCCCTGGAAAGTGACACTCGTCGATACAGGCCTGACGAGCATGACGGGCGGGCGTCTGCGCCGGGTACGTCACCACATCGGCAACGAGTCGTTTATGATGACCTATGGCGATGGCGTGGGTGATGTCGACATCACCGAACTGGTCAACTTTCATCAGCAGCACGGCAAAAAATGCACGCTGACGGCGGTGCAGCCGTCGGCCCGTTTCGGCGCGCTCGACGTGCTGGATAGCAACGGGGTTCGTTCCTTTCTAGAAAAACCTAAGGGCGATGGCGCCTGGATCAACGGGGGGTTCTTTGTCTGTGATCCGTCGGTGATCGACCTTATCGACGGCGACGATACGACCTGGGAGCGGTACCCGATGGAGACGCTCGCGGCGCAGGGTGAATTGATGGCCTTCCGCCACCATGGTTTCTGGAAACCGATGGACACCCTCCGCGACAAAACCGAACTCGAAACCGCCTGGGCCACCGGCCAAGCCGACTGGAAGGTGTGGGATAATTAG